The Saprospiraceae bacterium genome includes the window GTACAAATTTGAATTTTAAATGTTGAAGAATCCTACACCCAAGCAAATAGCGGTATTTACAGCATTATTTATTTGTTTGTTTGTCACCATTATGGGATTTGTCCTGGTGGGTTTATTAGCCTTGGGCACACCCAAGGTGATCGTTTACCTTTTGGGACCATTGATGGTCTTTGCGTCTGCTTACCTGGTGACGATATATTATTTGAAAAAATATATCTACAGAAAGGTTAAACTTATCTATAAAACGATTCATAAACACAAACGATCACCTGAAGAAAAAGCCTCTACCATTGATATCGAATCTGATATTATCGGTGAAGTGGAAAAAGAAGTGGAAAAATGGGCGATTGCTCGGGAAGAGGAGATCGACAAGCACAACGCTTGGGCGGACTATCGGCGGAAGTATATTGGGGATATTTCCCATGAGTTGAAGACACCTATTTTTAATATCCAAGGCTACCTGCACACCTTATTGGATGGGGCTTTATACGACGATGAGATTAATCTTTCCTTTCTAAAACGGGCAGCCAAGAATGTAGAACGCTTGCATACTATTGTTGAAGATTTAAGTGCGATTTCCAGGTTAGAGTCAGGCAATCTGGTGTTGGATACCGTCTCCTTTGATATCAAGGAATTAGCCCAAGAGGTGTTTGAAGATTTGGAAATAAAAGCTAGCGAAAAAAATGTCACGCTCTCTTTTAAAGAGGGGGCTGAGCATAGTTTTCGAGTGAGAGCCGACCGAGATAGCATTCGACAGGTGCTCACCAACCTTTTGCACAATTCGATTAAATATGGAAAGGCCAACGGCCGAACGAAGGTGGGTTTCTATGACATGGAATCCAATATTTTAGTGGAAGTTGCCGACAACGGCATTGGAATACCTAAGGAACACCTCGATCATGTCTTTGATCGTTTTTACAGGGTTGATAAAAGCCGTTCGCGCGCCCAAGGAGGCTCCGGTTTGGGTTTGTCCATTGTAAAACATATTATTGACGCCCATAAGCAAACCATTAATGTACGAAGTGCGGCCAATCTGGGCTCTACTTTTGGCTTCACCCTCGAAAAAGCTTGAGCTGATATTTCTTTCCTTGAAGAATAGCCCTTACTTTTGCGCCCTAATACGTAAAAAAAGATGATTACTGTTACAGATATTTTTGTGAAATATGGAGACCGGATTTTACTGGATCACATCTCCGTAGTGATAGGTGAAAGGGACAAAGTAGGGCTTGTGGGAAGAAATGGTGCCGGTAAATCAACGTTGTTAAAGATTATTGCAGGGGATTTGCGAGCGGATGAAGGCAACATTACCAGGCCTTCGGGAAGCAGCTTGGGCTTTCTTCACCAAGAAATGAATTTGCCCAAGGGTAAAACGGTAAAAGACGAAGCCCTTTCCGGCTTTGGTGATATGAAGGAACTGGAGCGGAAAATGGAGGAATTAAATAAAGAAATTGCTGAACGCACTGATTATGAAAGTGATTCCTATACCAAACGCCTAGAAGAATTTTCAGCGCTCAACGATCGTTTCTTGCTGCTAGGCGGAGGATCCATGGAAGCCGAGGCCGAAAAAGTGTTAAAAGGACTTGGTTTTAAGAGCAGTGATATGACTCGTCTCACGGATGAATTCAGTGGGGGATGGCAAATGCGGGTGGAATTGGCCAAGATGTTATTGCAAAAACCTGATTATCTGCTGCTGGATGAGCCGACCAACCACCTGGATATTGAATCCATTATTTGGTTAGAGCATTTTTTGACGGATTATCCCGGAGCGGTGATTATCATTTCGCATGATAAACAGTTTTTGGATAATACCACCAAGCGTACCGTTGAAGTGGAATTGGGAAAAATTTATGATTATAAGGCAAAATACAGTGATTATATTGCGATGCGCGCCGAACGAAGGGAGAAAATGCAAGCGGCCTTTGATAACCAACAAAAAGTAATTGCTGAAAAAGAGCGCACCATTAACCGCTTTATGGCCAAGGCTACGAAAACCAAGATGGCCCAATCCATGAAGAAACAGTTGGACAAAATAGATCGGATAGAAATAGCTGCCGAGGATACCGCAGGGATGAATTTGCGTTTCCCACCGGCACCCAGATCTGGCGAAATTGTCTTGGAAGTCAAAGGCCTGGTAAAAAGTTATGGCGACCTCAATGTCCTAGATAAAGTCGACCTGAAATTAGATAGAGGGGATCGAGTTGCCTTCGTGGGGCAAAACGGGCAAGGGAAAACCACCCTGGCCAAAATTATTATTCAACAGCTTAATAAGACAGCGGGAGAACTAAAACTGGGACACAATGCACAGATTGGCTATTATGCCCAAAACCAGTCTGAAACCCTGCAATCCAATCTCACCCTCCTCGAAACCATGGAGCAGGCTTCCCCTCCTGAGATGCGAACGAGGCTACGCAATATTTTGGGGGCCTTTTTATTTAGTGGGGAGGATGCCGAAAAGAAGGTGACAGTTTTATCCGGTGGAGAACGCGCGCGCCTTGCCTTGGCTTGTTTACTCCTGAAACCCTTTAATTTATTGGTACTGGATGAGCCAACCAACCACTTGGATATTATTTCAAAGGATATCCTGAAAAAGGCCCTCTTGGATTATGACGGCACTTTGGTTGTTGTCTCTCACGATAGGGATTTTCTGGCTGATCTGACTACCCGAACGATAGAATTCCGGGACAAGCAATTGTTTGACCATATCGGCGATGTGAATGCCTTTTTGGAAAAAAGGGCGTTGGATAATATGCGCCAAGTAGAGTTGACCCAAAAAGGCAGCGCCAAAAAAGAAGAAGTTGGGCAGGTTCCCAAAATAGAATTGACTTTCGAAGAACGAAAACGACTCACTAGGGCAGTTCAAAATGCGGAAAAAAAGATAGAGCGCCTAGAAAATGAAATTACTGCCCTCGAATTAGAGATAGCAGCTCCTTCATTTTACCAAAATCCAGATGGGGCTAAAGTTATGGAAAAGTACAAGGGCAAAAAGCAAGAATTGGAAGCGGCCCTTATGGAATGGGAAGAAGCCCAGGAGGTGCTGGAAAATGCGATAGAAGAGTAGTTTGGCCCTCGGCGTCCCCTTCAGGGGGTGTCGAATGCAATAAAGTCGTGTTAACAAAAGTGCAAAAAAATCGTGTCATCTTTACAGTCAGGAGCAAAATACTGACTCATGCCTAAGACGACCCTTGTACAAAAAGAAGCGATCCGTTCGATGCTACTAGCCGGGAAGGCTTATCCAGAAATAGCCAAGACGCTATCACTTTCACTACGGACGACCCGAAAATGGGGCCAAGTCATCAAAAAAGGGGGCCCCTATGTCCTGGAATGGGTCGACCCTGTTGTGGTGTAGCAGGGACTTTTTCTGCCACTGTTCTTAAACGCATTGACCAATTGCGGCCAGGTCTAGGGGGCTGGGGGGCCATTACCTTACGAGTAGAACTGGAATTAGACCAGACTTTGGCAGATCATTCTCTTCCCAGTGTACGGTCTATCAATAGTTACCTAAAGAATTGCAACCGAGTACGTCCCTACCGTCCACCCTGTACCCTACCGGATATTCAATTGGTCATTGGTCAATTCCCCCATGATGTATGGCAGTTGGATGCGGAGGGTAATAAACCAGTCCCTGATCTTGGAAGTGTAGCAATGCTTAATATCAAAGATACCTTTTCCAAAGCTTATGTCCAGTCCTACCCTTTGGTCTTAGCTACTCCACAGAATCATCCTGAAAAAGCAGACTATCAAAGGGTAGTACGCCTAGGGTGGATGGAATTTGGCCTGAATAATTGTCTGCAATTAGATCATGAAAGTATCTTTTTTGACAATACTCACCCTTCGCCTTTTCCCACCCCATTATGTCTTTGGCTAATTGGCATGGGGAGCCATATTATCTATACGCCGGGTGGCAAACCCTTTAAGCAAGGGGCTGTAGAGCGCAGCCACCAAACCATGGATAGACAGGTGTGTCAAAATAAAATTTATGCTGATCACTCCACTCTGTTTGCCACTTGCCAGGCCCGACGTAAGCGACTTAATTTTCATATCCCATGCCGTAACCTCAAAGGCCAAGCTCCTTTAAAGGCTCATCCATCGGCCAAGCACTCTACCAAGTATTACAATCCTGCAATAGAGCATAAGATTTTCGATGTTGAAAAAATCTATCAATATTTAGCTCAATGCAAACCTTGGTACCGAAAAGTCACAGATAACCGCACTATAGGTCTAGGAACAAAACAGTACTCATTAAGACTGGCCCAGCCAAGAACAGAGGTCGCCATTAGGTTTGATTTACAAACCAAGTGCTTCATTTTTGAGGATGATAACCAGAAAGCTATTGCTTGCTTAAAGCCCAAAGGGATCGATCACAAGGACCTAGCTGGGGATATCCAAGCCTTTATGGCATGGGCCAAAACCCAGAATTCCATCGAAATAGCCAGGCCGAACACCTGACACGACTTTATTGCACTTTTACTGACACGACTTTATTGCATTCGACAGGGGGTGACTTAACTAAGGGTGTACTGGGTTTAGTCACCCCCTGAAGGACTAAACCCCGAAAACCTCCCGCCAGGCCAAGATTCCTCCTTCCAGGTTGTAGGCTTGCTTAAAGCCATTATCCCGCAGCATCTTTACTGCTTTTTTGCTGCGGGCACCACTGCGGCAGTGAACGATGAGTTTTTTATCATGTGGAAGGAGGTGGAGCTTAGTGGGCAGTTCATCCAATGGAATAAGCTGGCCACCGAGGTGATCGGTGGCAAATTCATAGGGCTCCCTAACATCCAATAACTGATAATCTTCCTTTGCTTGGGCCATTCGCCAAAGATCTTGGACACTTATATCCATCTCATTTACCATGGATTCCTTGGTGTGATGGATACCACAAAAAGCATAATAATCAATCAGCTCCGTGATGGTTGTATGAGGGTTTTTAGGAAATTTTAAAACGCGAGTGCTAAAAGCTGCTGCATCAAAGAGAAATAAACGTCCACTCAAAGGCTCTCCCACGCCACTAATTACCTTGATGACTTCGCAAGCCTGTAGGCTACCAATAATGCCGGGCAGTACGCCTAAAACACCACCCTCTGCACAATTGGGGACCATGTCAGGCGGAGGTGGTTCGGGGAAAAGATCGCGATAGTTTGGCCCTCGATTTCCTTCGGCATCTGGTAAATTGAAGACGGAGACCTGCCCCTCAAATCGAAAGATAGAAGCATAAACATTTACCTTCCCGGTTAATACGCAAGCATCATTAACCAAATAGCGGGTGGGAAAGTTGTCGGTGCCATCTGCCACCACATCGTATTGGGCAACCAATTGCAGCGCATTTTCGCGGGTAAATGCTTCCTGGTAAACCTGAATATCAAGGTGAGGGTTGAGCGCTAGGAGCTTTTGTTGTGCCAAAACGGCCTTGGACTGACCAATATCTGCCACGGTATATAGCACCTGCCTTTGTAGATTACTCAAATCAACCACATCAAAATCGACAATGCCGATTTTGCCTATTCCTGCTGCAGCCAGATACAGGAGCAATGGACTGCCCAAGCCACCCGCGCCGACGACCAAAACACTACTATTTTTTAGTTTTTCTTGCCCTTCCAAACCAAAATCAGGAATAGCAAAATGACGAGCATATCGGGCTAACTCTGCTTTATCGAAACTGTATGCTTCCATGTTTCATCATTATTCTAATGTCTAAAAAATGACAGTGTAGAAAAAAAAATAATTTGTCGACCGTCAAATATAAAATTTCCTTAACTTTGTCTGGACTATTTTGGCAAATGTGTTTCAATTCAATTGAACCATCATTTTGTTAAGTGTTTTATCATCCCTAAATCCTGTGAGCATATGAGTAGCTATTTACCTATTGGCCATTGGTCAATTCACTACATTAATAATTTGCTTGGGACAGGTTAAATGTAAGTATAACCGACCTTTTTCCAAAACCGATTCCCAAAAACAGCAAATTACGATCCCATGAAAATTAGCCATTTGGCTTTCCCCTGCTTTTTGCATTTGGCAAGCTTGATATTCATGTTTTTTTTCTCTCCGCCCCCAATGGCTGCGAGTACCAATGCTTTTCACGAAAAAACTTTACTAGTCGACCCACCTCAGTTTGCAATTCCAGGAAATTTTAGTGCACCTTTTGACGTTTTGTTAAATAATATTCCCGACGGTGGGCTTGATCTAAATAACGACAATAAGGTTGATATTGTTCGGGCTTGTTCCTGTCGGCCACAAAATCCAATTCAAAATGGAACAAATAGCAACGAACGATTCTTTGACGATCAATTAATTGTTGCCACAGGCATATCCAACCAGGTGTGGCAGGTTTCCTTTGCTACTAATTTATATCAGCCCGTCACCTTGGCGCCCATCACCCCCGGAACCCGTCTTCCCGAAATTGGTAATACAGGGATTTATGTGCTAAAAGTACTACACCAGGAAACGATTAGTTACGTAGCAGAAGTTACTAGCACGGCCTACCCTGGCCAATCGTTTGACGCTGTTTACAATACTTGCTATTATCCAGATGCTGAAATCTTAAACCTCGGCACCTTTTATTGCGAGTCTGATCCTGGATTTTTTTTACAAGGGAAAGCCACCTCCGGCTTTGATAACAACTTATCGAACCTCGTTCCCACCGAAACTTTCTGGATCATTAAGCGACTGTCGGACAATAGGGTATTTGTAGGAAACAACTTCAATCCTCGTACCCTTGGGGGCGGTAATTTCGTGGTACAATACAATTTCGTTATGGGGGATGAGGCCAATAGTGCAAGCAATAAAACAGCCTGCTCTACGGTTGTGGAGCAGGAAGTCTACATTCGGCCTACGCCAACCATGGTATGTAATGGCCTGTTAAATATCCCTATCAATCCGACCACTTGTGAAGTTTTTATCAGCCCTTCGATTATCCTTGCGGGTAACCAGACCACCGAACTTTACTATTCCGTTAGTATTACTGATAGCCAAAATAGGCCAGTTCCTAATCCCGTTCCTGGCACTTATGCCAATCAATTGTTGACAGCAACCGTTACGGACGAATGTACCGGCTTGTATTGTAGTTCCATTTTGCAATTATTTGATAATACTTCGCCTACCATAAGTATCCCACCTGATATTATCTTGGATTGTACTGGTGACCCGGCTCCCGCCTTTACAGGCTATGCTGTAGGGAGCGATTGCGATGAGTTAGTGGTGACTTACGCTGACCATCGGGTGGAAGAAGAGTGTGCTACGCCACGGGTAAGGATAGAAAGAACCTGGACGGCTAAGGACCGCTCGGGCAATACCGTTAGCGATGTACAGATAATAGGAATTGAGCGAGGAGGGCAGGAAGATTTTGTTTTTCCTAATGATGTCACCTATACTTGTGCAGCCTATCTGCAGGACCCACATATTACGGATCCGGGTTATGAAAGGGCTGGTTTGCCTACTAATTTAGACCAGCCACTGTGTGGATTTATATTTACCTATAAAGATGATACAATTCCTTTATGCGGCCCTAATTCCAAAAACTTCGTCATTATTCGAGAGTGGTTGTTCCTGAGTAGTTGTGGGTTTCAAATTTTCACACAAGATGCGCTTGGTGGAGATAACAAACAGATCATTACCGTAGAAGATCGAACGGCTCCCGAAATCCAAGCCAGTGCTTTTACCGTAGGGGCGAATTTAGCCCAACAAGATAATGCCTCTGGGGTTTGTTCTTCCACTGGATATATTCCACCCCCGCAAGTCAATGATGCTTGTAATAACGCCTATTTCAGAATCATGACCTCACTAGGTGAAGCCAACTATGTCAATGGGGTTGATGCCAGCGATGGCGGCTATATCCCCCCACCAGGTTTACCAATTGGAACCCACACGATTACCTATGAAGCCTGGGATGACTGTGGTAATACGTCAAGCTTGGATGTCAATGTAACCGTCATTGATAATACAGAACCCTTAATGATTTGTAATAGCACATTAACCGTTTCCCTGGATCTACAAGGTAATGGTATTTTGTTGCCTGATCGGATAGATGAGGGTAGCCGCGATGAATGCTGTACGGATATCTCTAAAATAAAGCTCATCGAAGAACCTGATGCTGCTTTTCGGGATAAAATCACTTTTTATTGCACCAATGATACCGTTACTGCGGTTTTGCGCTTGTGGGATTGTGCAGGAAATTTCAACAATTGCCAAGCCACCGTATTCGTCAGCGATCCAATACCTCCTATCGTTGTAAGCCGACCAACGGATGTATTCCTCAATTGCCAGGACGAATTTGACAATTACTTTGTGGCGGATTATGATGCCCCGGTTTTTGCAGATAACTGTTCTTTTACTGTCGATTTTAGTGCCGCAGAGGAAATAGATGATTGTGGAAAAGGGCGTTTGTTGAGAACCTGGAAAGCGATAGACCATGAACGCAACCCTCCAACAATTGTTACACAACGGGTCGAATTGGAAATTATTAATAATTATTGGATTAATTTACCGCGTGATAGCACGGTTGCTTGTAATGGCGTTGCCTTTCCTGAATTGAGGACCACGGCCTTGGCTTGTGACAATATTATCGCCACCGTCACCAATGAGACCTTTACTATTCCCGGAGGGGATGCATGTTATTATATTCGACGAACCCACCAAATTACCAACCTTTGTAACTTTAGCGGCAACCCTACACCGATGGACTTGAACCGGCTGGATCCATCAGAGGATGCTTATGGTACCGTTCAAGGTTATGCTTTGCGTTCGGATGGCACTACTTTGTTTCGGGTAACTAATTTTGGTAGTACCCCTATTGGCCCATCAACAGGCAATTACCGCTATGTCCAAATTATTGCTGTTGTAGATGAGCAGCCACCCGTATTGAGTGCACAAGCCCGGGATCCGTTTTGTACGCCTGATCTTTCAGTTTCAGGGGATTGTACGGCGGCAGTTAGTTTTGATATGAGTGTGACTGATAATTGTTCAGAAGATTTAGAAGTGATTTATAGCCTCTTGTTAAATAATCAAAATGCAGCCCCAGACACTTACGGTGCCTTAAATCCAATAGCGGGAGGATACCGATTAGAGGGGAACTATCCCTTAGGTTCTCATGCCATTTTTCTAACGATATTTGATGATTGTTCTAATCCAGTGCAAATTACCCTACCTTTTCAAGTGGAGGACTGCACGGCTCCTGTTATGGTTTGTCCTGAGAACAAGATGGTCGAGATTCCTTCCGAGACAGAATTGATAACCTTGCAACCATTTGACGTTATTCAGTTGGTTGAGGAAAACTGTTCTTTAGTTGATCTTTCTTTTTCAGCAGATATGAGTATTAGTACCTTATCCTATGGCTGTGACCAAGAAGGAATCCATACCGTGGATATCTTTGCGATGGATGAATCCGGTAATCAAAGTAATTGTAGGGTTCAATTAGAAGTGGTCCCCACGGATGGTGCCTGTGTTAAATATGGAAAAATTTGTGGAACGACTTTTATGTCGAGCAATGAAGGAATTGCAGGGGTTAATGTTAAATTATCAGGTCTGACCATTGCAGAGGAAGTGACACTGGTCGATGGAGAATACTGTTTTGAGGATATTCAACTAAACGAGGGGTACAAGCTAAGGCCAAGCAAAGATGACCGACATGGTAATGGCGTATCGACCTTCGACATCGTTTTGATTTCGAGGCATATCATAGGTATGACGCTTCTTGATTCGCCTTACAAGATAGTGGCAGCGGATGTGAATCGATCTAATACGGTCACGACCCTGGATATCGTCAAAATCCGTAGAGTTATTTTAGGATTAGATGCGCGATTTCCAGAAAGCGAATCCTGGCGATTTATTCCGGCAAACCATGAATTTCAGGATAGTGCTCGTCCTTTTTTGTCATCCGTCCCTGATGAAATTATTTTCACCCTTACGCAGCCTGATACTATTTTCGACTTTTGGGGAGTGAAAATCGGAGATGTTAACTTCAGTGCACTGCCAAATTAACGTATTTTAATTGTTTTTTTAGTGCAAATGAGCATAATACAGAAAAAAAACAGATATTTGATTTTTTAATCGGTTTTTGGGATAGCCTCACTTCAGTCCTTTGGAGTGGGGCATTTTTTTATGGCGTATTTTAAAATTTTTGGACTTTTGACGCTTTGGAAAACCCTCCGTTTCCAGACTAGAAGTGGGAAGTGGGAAGTGGGAAGTCGGAAAAGTGGGAAAATTGCGCCCCTGAGCCTTTCCGACTTCCGACTTCAAAACAGCGAATGTCAAAAGTCCAGTAAAATTTACATGGCCTGAATAATATCGTATTGGGTGAGAATCTGAAATTGTCCGCT containing:
- a CDS encoding ATP-binding protein, whose translation is MLKNPTPKQIAVFTALFICLFVTIMGFVLVGLLALGTPKVIVYLLGPLMVFASAYLVTIYYLKKYIYRKVKLIYKTIHKHKRSPEEKASTIDIESDIIGEVEKEVEKWAIAREEEIDKHNAWADYRRKYIGDISHELKTPIFNIQGYLHTLLDGALYDDEINLSFLKRAAKNVERLHTIVEDLSAISRLESGNLVLDTVSFDIKELAQEVFEDLEIKASEKNVTLSFKEGAEHSFRVRADRDSIRQVLTNLLHNSIKYGKANGRTKVGFYDMESNILVEVADNGIGIPKEHLDHVFDRFYRVDKSRSRAQGGSGLGLSIVKHIIDAHKQTINVRSAANLGSTFGFTLEKA
- a CDS encoding ABC-F family ATP-binding cassette domain-containing protein, producing MITVTDIFVKYGDRILLDHISVVIGERDKVGLVGRNGAGKSTLLKIIAGDLRADEGNITRPSGSSLGFLHQEMNLPKGKTVKDEALSGFGDMKELERKMEELNKEIAERTDYESDSYTKRLEEFSALNDRFLLLGGGSMEAEAEKVLKGLGFKSSDMTRLTDEFSGGWQMRVELAKMLLQKPDYLLLDEPTNHLDIESIIWLEHFLTDYPGAVIIISHDKQFLDNTTKRTVEVELGKIYDYKAKYSDYIAMRAERREKMQAAFDNQQKVIAEKERTINRFMAKATKTKMAQSMKKQLDKIDRIEIAAEDTAGMNLRFPPAPRSGEIVLEVKGLVKSYGDLNVLDKVDLKLDRGDRVAFVGQNGQGKTTLAKIIIQQLNKTAGELKLGHNAQIGYYAQNQSETLQSNLTLLETMEQASPPEMRTRLRNILGAFLFSGEDAEKKVTVLSGGERARLALACLLLKPFNLLVLDEPTNHLDIISKDILKKALLDYDGTLVVVSHDRDFLADLTTRTIEFRDKQLFDHIGDVNAFLEKRALDNMRQVELTQKGSAKKEEVGQVPKIELTFEERKRLTRAVQNAEKKIERLENEITALELEIAAPSFYQNPDGAKVMEKYKGKKQELEAALMEWEEAQEVLENAIEE
- the moeB gene encoding molybdopterin-synthase adenylyltransferase MoeB; protein product: MEAYSFDKAELARYARHFAIPDFGLEGQEKLKNSSVLVVGAGGLGSPLLLYLAAAGIGKIGIVDFDVVDLSNLQRQVLYTVADIGQSKAVLAQQKLLALNPHLDIQVYQEAFTRENALQLVAQYDVVADGTDNFPTRYLVNDACVLTGKVNVYASIFRFEGQVSVFNLPDAEGNRGPNYRDLFPEPPPPDMVPNCAEGGVLGVLPGIIGSLQACEVIKVISGVGEPLSGRLFLFDAAAFSTRVLKFPKNPHTTITELIDYYAFCGIHHTKESMVNEMDISVQDLWRMAQAKEDYQLLDVREPYEFATDHLGGQLIPLDELPTKLHLLPHDKKLIVHCRSGARSKKAVKMLRDNGFKQAYNLEGGILAWREVFGV